In a single window of the Cryptococcus neoformans var. neoformans JEC21 chromosome 11 sequence genome:
- a CDS encoding RNA-binding protein sce3, putative, whose amino-acid sequence MAPKKKGQKMALHEFFEEAATSGSSWADDDFDLPTAPAAREESGSGLKRGDPGYFESLPDRGSRQATFAGAPAQREELPLPTVPPFTAFIGNLSFEPDVEEEVRAFFNDLDPVSVRIVKDPQGKPKGFGYAEFKTQDGLKQALDRSMSQLQGRTIRVNVAEAPSTSRNPPSAAEEASQWRRSTPLVSRESSSQPSRRTGGPSEPAGDLDWSVARGAKFTPSAPAAPLSGVRRDSSGPGHAREPREPGVSDATDQWRSNKPLTEKLDRDVPPHQAGVAPPIVSPSLADTEQTWSRGTKLRTPTTTSRQSSADSTPSSGAPQERRKLNLKPRTAGSPSATAPAIAGTPTSGIFGAAKPIDSAAREKAAEEKLAQREEERRKAREEAEKQKVAAGDKPAEGEKLGWREEKLRSIKAAQDKVAGKPTAATTTTTTNTGAGRKGSADKSKKDEQGFEQVQPSRKSAQTGAVSENKPKKDYTTRPQFSFAAAAGAIRNDLVEDKDEEDVTKGVEEVKI is encoded by the exons ATGG cacccaagaagaagggccaGAAGATGGCTTTGCACGAGTTCTTTGAAGAAGCCG CTACCAGCGGCTCTTCTTGGGCTGACGACGACTTTGACCTTCCCACCGCTC CCGCCGCGCGTGAGGAGTCTGGATCTGGTCTCAAGAGAGGCGACCCCGGATACTTTGAATCCCTCCCCGACCGAGGCTCTCGTCAAGCCACGTTTGCCGGTGCCCCCGCTCAGCGAGAAGAACTTCCCCTCCCCACCGTGCCCCCCTTCACCGCTTTCATTGGTAACCTCTCTTTCGAGCctgatgttgaagaggaagtgcGAGCTTTCTTCAACGACCTCGACCCTGTTAGCGTGAGGATCGTCAAGGATCCTCAGGGTAAGCCCAAGGGCTTTGGGTATGCAGAATTCAAGACTCAGGATGGCTTGAAGCAGGCGCTGGATAGGAGTATGTCTCAGTTGCAGGGGAGGACCATCCGCGTGAACGTTGCCGAGGCTC CTTCTACCTCTCGCAACCCCCCTTCCGCGGCCGAGGAAGCCAGCCAGTGGCGACGATCCACTCCTCTCGTGTCTCGcgaatcttcttctcaaccttCCCGCCGTACCGGCGGCCCCTCCGAGCCCGCTGGCGATTTGGACTGGTCCGTCGCCCGAGGCGCCAAATTCACCCCTTCCGCTCCTGCCGCTCCCCTTTCTGGTGTCCGCCGCGATTCTTCCGGCCCGGGTCACGCTCGTGAACCCCGCGAACCCGGGGTGAGCGATGCCACCGATCAATGGAGGAGTAACAAGCCCTTAACTGAGAAGCTCGATCGCGACGTACCTCCTCACCAAGCCGGTGTGGCGCCTCCTATCGTGTCTCCCAGTCTTGCGGACACTGAGCAAACTTGGTCAAGAGGTACCAAGCTTCGAACACCTACTACCACTTCCCGTCAAAGTTCTGCCGACTCTaccccttcttctggcGCGCCTcaagagaggagaaaacTTAACCTCAAACCCCGAACTGCTGGCTCCCCCTCTGCCACCGCCCCTGCCATCGCTGGTACCCCTACTTCTGGTATCTTTGGCGCTGCCAAGCCCATCGATTCCGCTGCTAGGGAAAAGGCCGCAGAGGAGAAGCTCGCTCAGcgtgaagaggagaggaggaaggcaagggaagaggcggagaaGCAAAAAGTTGCTGCCGGTGACAAACCCGCTGAGGGTGAAAAGTTGGgatggagggaagaaaagttGAGGTCTATCAAAGCCGCGCAGGACAAGGTTGCCGGTAAGcccaccgccgccaccaccaccactaccACCAACACCGGTGCGGGCCGAAAAGGTTCTGCGgacaagagcaagaaggacgaACAAGGTTTCGAGCAAGTCCAACCCTCTCGTAAATCAGCCCAAACCGGAGCCGTTTCGGAGAACAAGCCCAAGAAAGATTACACTACAAGGCCGCAATTCTCTTTTGCTGCGGCTGCGGGTGCGATTAGGAACGATTTGGTAGAGGAcaaagatgaggaggacgtGACCAAGGGCGTTGAGGAGGTCAAGATTTAA
- a CDS encoding cytoplasm protein, putative, with amino-acid sequence MPEQTTVSPCCITGHIHSGKPLGSISIQHGLRTYVSLPSSAEKGKAEGQVGQKQDTIILISDIFGIDLVNSKLVADEWAGQGYKVLLPDFFEGDPIPESLLQSIVPNLRHQAEATALTKAADTAKAAAALGPWLVKHREAVTRPLVEKYVQSVRSDTSTGKIAAVGYCFGARYALLLAQPQSGAKSSVDVVVANHPSFLVLDDVKDINSTPCIILKGDKDDIMSEDDLDKVEEIMKQNLGEKLVVKRFPGAVHGFTIRGDMEDGQEKSQKEQANKDSFAFVAKYFKS; translated from the exons ATGCCAGAACAAACCACCGTCTCTCCCTGCTGCATCACAGGCC ATATCCACTCCGGAAAGCCCCTCggctccatctccatccagCACGGCCTCCGCACTTACgtctctctcccttcctccgctGAGAAAGGCAAAGCTGAAGGGCAAGTGGGCCAGAAACAAGACACAATCATCTTGATTTCTGATATCTTTGGGATCGACCTCGTCAACTCCAAGCTCGTCGCCGACGAATGGGCTGGGCAGGGGTACAAGGTCCTCTTGCCTGATTTCTTTGAGGGTGATCCTATCCCCgagtctcttcttcag TCGATCGTACCGAACCTGAGGCACCAAGCCGAAGCTACAGCACTCACCAAGGCCGCCGATACCGCCAAAGCGGCTGCTGCCCTTGGTCCTTGGCTTGTCAAGCACCGCGAGGCTG TCACCCGGCCGCTTGTGGAGAAATACGTCCAATCCGTGCGCTCCGACACCTCCACGGGCAAGATCGCCGCCGTCGGTTATTGCTTTGGTGCGCGCTacgccctcctcctcgcccaaCCCCAGTCTGGCGCCAAGTCCAGCGTAGACGTCGTGGTAGCCAaccacccttccttcctcgtcctcgatGACGTCAAAGACATCAACTCCACCCCTtgcatcatcctcaaaggGGATAAAGATGATATCATGAGTGAAGATGATTTGGATAAGGTGGAAGAAATTATGAAGCAAAATTTGGGTGAGAAATTGGTAGTCAAGAGATTCCCTGGGGCCGTCCATGGGTTTACGATAAGAGGTGATATGGAGGATGGACAGGAAAAGTCGCAAAAAGAGCAGGCGAACAAGGATTCGTTTGCTTTCGTTGCAAAGTACTTTAAAAGCTAG